TCAGAGCTTAATACTCAGAGACAATACAATTACATTTCATTAGTTGCCAGACAAAACACATTATGACAATTAACATATTTTCAAGTTAGGTTATCAATAAACCACATTTCTCTTTCAGGTGCATCATATTGTAAACAGTCTGGTTATGTTTTATCTGATGTGGGTATCTAAACCGAACCTTCTCAAAATCCCTCCAACACTTTTGTCATTTAACATATCTCTGATGAGGTGTTGGAGCGATTTTTAGCTGGCCATGTTTGACCATACTTGTTTAAGCCGTAAACGATCAATAATTTGCATTAAAAAAAGACAGTGATTTAACATCAGCAGAGCCATTTGGTATGGCTTTGTTTTGGTCCAGCGGTAAGAGAGTCAAAACCTATCTTctataaaaaaaagttatttaaatgAGTCCACAGTTACGGGTTTCTGTCTTAATGAAAGTGCAGTAAGTTTATTCAGTTAACCTGCAGTCTACctttaaaatacaaaaaaaacttgGTCTGCAAACCGGGTTAACACAGTATCTTGGCCCTACAGTCATACATACATTCTCAGACTCAACAATACTGTTTGTAATTAATTTCCAGCATACATACTGTCTCTATAAAAGTGTATCGTTTTGGATTATTTTCTCTTAGAGGACTTGCCAATGAAGGCATTAAGTCTTCCATTGGTATTGCATTGCTGGAGGTAAACAGGGGTACGTCATTGGTGAATATGGGACAGAGTGGAGGAGTGGTCCAGTGTGAGTGTATGTTTCtttatgtgtgtgtctctcctATCCAGAATAGTAGTTGGTGGGGACGAAGGGCATCTTGCTGACGGTGGCCGGCACAGCTTTTTTCCTGACCTCAACCTGGATGGCTGTTCCGTTTTTAGCGAATGCTGAATCCACGTAACCCATGGCAATGTTCTTTTTTAAGCATGGAGAGGGGCAGCCGCTGGTCACCTCACCTAAAAAAACAGCAAAGAATatgttaaacatttaaaaatctgTCTGTCATTTATTCACTTGTTCATTCACTCAAAAGCTAAATGCCGGGACTGCTATGTACTTTAAACCGTaggctttttaaaaatattaatatattcACAATTTGGCTTATGCAAGAAAAATAACATTTGAAAAGAGGTCACATAAAAAATTGTAAAACTGAattatgtatatattttaaCAAAAAGTTGGAAAATGTGCTACTTCTGCACCCCCTAGTGGATTACAAAGAAAATACAGCACTGCTTGTAAAAAAAGTTCAACAAAACTACTTTGTGGCTTTAATATTGACCTTTTTTGTGTGCTTTGAGTTACCTAAAACAATTCTCAATAAATTAATTTGTTACTCTTTTACTCCAGCAGTGATTTATTTCCGCTCTTATCTGAAATACACTGCCCTCTCATGTCCACCACTTCCACTGTGTTTGCGTTCTGACCTATGACTTTTCCATCGGGGCTGAGTATAGGTGTGTGTTGTCTGACGGGGGGGCCGGTGGACACCAAACCGACTCTCTTCCTTGCTGTCTTGGCTTTTATCTGAGGAACAATGATGTCAGCACCAGGGAAATCCTTTGTCTGACGCCGCCGCTTACCTATATATgagagacaaataattaagAGTTAAAACAGTGAACAGACTGCAGTGTATATTCAAAGCTCAATAAAGTGCTTCTTTGTGTTGTGAAGTGATGTGTTGAAAAGATAGTCTGGGTTTTTGGTAAATTAGTAGGCAGTTGATTAGATTAGACCCGAGTtgaatgattacattttttcgTACAATATTTAAATCATGTTCTCATAATTTAATTCTACAAGAATAGACTGCAGTTGAAAATATAATAAGGATTAAATGTGGAGCAATTTCAGCATAGCATGTTCTTCTGCAATGTGAAGTCTGTTCAGTTTCTATGGTTCAATGTCAAGACAGTTGCCGTAAATTCATGCCGTCTCCTTTATTATAGTTATATAAAAAGGCACTGACATTCATTTCAGATCTTTTAGTTCTATATTTCATTTTTTGCTTTCAAACCAGGCCACATTGTTTAGGTTTAGTTGGCAGTTCTCCTAAAATCTTTAGAGCGTCAATTTCCAACCTGCTTATTTTAGCAAAACCCCTGCAACACTTaaatattaacttaaaaaaTCTATCTTTTTTTAATGACCACTATAATCTCACCAATGGTCCAGACCAGCGTGCCTTCCACAGGTGAGGTGGTCTCATCTATGTCGTTGCCATAGAGACAAAGCCCCGCCTCCAGCCGCAGACTGTCCCTGGAGCCCAGCCCCGCCAGCTTCACCTCGCTGTGAGACAGCAGCTTCTCCGTCAGCTCCACCACTCTGGAGGCCGGGACGGAGATCTGCAacacagagacacaaagagTGTAGAGTTGGTCTCCATCCAAGGAGGTTGAATGCAAGTGATGAACCGGAAAAAGCATTTAAACTCATCAATATTGAAATAATAGTCGCTTTTTGGAAGAAACTTTCTCTATAAAAGGATATATTCGCACTAAAAAGATCATGGAAACTACAAGTAATGACATCAAGCATGGTCATTTAAGCCTTTTTATGTGCTTTAAAGATATTTAGCTCATGAGCATACAAAAACACAGAGTGAGTCTTAGCACTGATAGTAAGATGAGTTTATATGATTTTAGATCAACAGAAGCAGACTCCCACATTCCCTCTGttagacagagagaaagagacaccCACATGGTATCTGCAGAGCTCCAGCAGAGTGGGCAGAGACAGAGAGTAAAGAAGACTGCAGTTTGCTTGTTTAACAGTGTTAATATATCACTGTGTTTAAAGTGTAAAAACCAAATGGATTTAAACTAGAAACCCAGCTCTGTCACTTGAGATCCGTGTGTTTAATGACTTTACACATACAGGAGGTAAACTGTGAGTAAACTATCAAATATAAAGAAACACAAACCATTTGTACAGATTCAGcctgtatttattttagatattgttattattttacgaGAACAATGGCACACAGGACAGGTAAAAGGTGTGAGTACACATAACATTTGTTATTCTTTATTAGCGAGTGACTCTGTGGATGCTAATGTCTTGTATATTAGTCCATTAGTTCAGTCAAACAGAAATATGAATTTCTTATATATCAATTTCCCTCCCTGTAATTTTGTATACGGTTCTAATAGAAAATGTTGTCATTATTATACTTGTATATATTTCCAAATGATCTTAGTATTGAATTTGTATATTCACCAATGATTCTTATATTTGTATTGGGTGTTTAACGATTTACCATAATTGACTAATATCTGTGATgtttattaaatgaaataaCAATAAGACATGCTAATAATGCACACATGATAATATTGCGTGAATAATTAAGCGTCTCGTGAAAGTTTCCTTCTGTTTCTTACTTTCTCTGTTAGGGTTAAAAAATCTCCAACTCCTCACATTTGTATTTTGAGTGCCATTAATTTGCAGAAAACTGACAAAACACACAAATGAATTTGACTGATCAATTATTATTAAGATTATTTACATTTTCTATCGATATCATTTGCTATTGTGAACTCTTTTGGCCATCATAATATTGTATTGAAAGTCTTAAATAATGTGCTCTAATTTTGCACACATCCTAATCCTGTCTTTAAGATCCAACTGGTTTTCCCTTGATTTCTCCTCTGCTGCCACCATCAGGTTCAATATTGTGTTTCTGAGAGATATGTCTTACAGAGAAATCTGATGGACACATTCAGAGGGAACATCTACAAATGTGTGAAAGTATAACTTCATTATCGTATTATTTGCTCAATGTCACTGTCAGAAAAAAAGAGCAATGCTCACCTCCACCCCGTCCTCTCCGGTGTATCCACAGCGGGTGACCCTACAGCCGGGGATACCGAACACAGTGGCCAATGTGGAGTTCATGAAGGTCAGCTTACTGAGGTCCTCTTTCAGGCCCTGCTGGAGCACCTGAGCCATGGACGGACCTGACAACACACAACTCAACTAATAAACTATGTACTGCAACCTGGGGAGCCAGACACAGAGGAGCTCAAAAATGATAGAAAATGGTTCATTATGGGGCAAAGAATGTAACTGAACAAAAACTGGTGAAAGAGAGGAATTAAACAGAAGGATAGAGGGAAAGATCAACAGAATGCTAAAGGAAAGGAATAAAGTAAGGAAGCATTTTTTACCTTGCACAGCAATCAGTGAATCATCGAGGAACTCCATATCCACGTCAAGACCTGCAGCTTTGAACTCTACCAGCCTGACCTAaaggaaataaataaacacacacacacacatcagtgtACTACAATCCCAACCTGTCTGTCTACACACACCTCGGTCTGCTTTTACCTTCATACGAGCCGAGTCCTTGTCGGCGCAGCCCGCGTTGGACACGACGTACAGGTAGCCCTGGTCTGTCCTCGTCACGATGAGGTCATCAATAATCCCTCCTTTCTCCGTGGTGAAGAGGGACAGTGTGCCCTGGGGGTgagggagggggagagaaaAAGTTGAGTGGGTGAACACATTACTTACTTATGCTCTGTTTGCAATAAATGTGTGTCAGATTATCCAATCATCCTATGTCTCTTTTTATGTTCAATAATACTGTCtgttatttcttttttaaagatCTTACTGTATCTGCAGTAGCTTATTGTGTTGTATGTATCTGCTTTTGCTGGCctgattgtttttatatattaggtTGCCTGTACTTTCTTTTTCTGTAACTCATAGTGATTTCTGTGTAAATTGCTTTAAATGCACAAAATGGTGGAAAATTACACAAAGATCTGTCTGGAAATTGAGTTAAGAAAAGTGTAGTTTTCTAATCGTCCTGCGGCATTAAGCATATCCTGAACTGTCCTTACCATAAAAGGACCTTGTAAGTGTtataaaatatttgtttacttAATACATGTACTATCTTTTCATTGGGAAAAGCTACAATCACCAGACTCAGAAGTTGCCCTCAGCTCCAAAGAGTATTTTAGAGTTTTTCAGCTCATAGTTTTGGTCTACATGCAGGCAGCTTTACTGCATTGTTTTGAGAGAGCCACTTTACACTACCAAACAGACGCAGGTAATAATGATTGGAAAACATAATGGAGCATTTAGCAGCTAAGGAGCAAGATATTTGGCGTTGTTTAGAGCTAAAATGAGAGTGAATAGTGAACTCAAAGGTATTACACAGTCAAAATGAATGTTTGAATACCCCACTGTTTGCAATCAAGTTCCCCATATCAACTTAAACAGTTACAAACATGTCTATGTGGTCAAAAAGGGTCAGTCAAAATGAACCAATCCTCCATCTCACCTGGTTGTCCTTGAGCTCTGCAATATCTCCAACGACTAGAGACTCCATGAACCTCACCCTGTCTTTGCCGTGGACTTTGGTCTGAGAGAGAAAAAACAAAAGAATATAGTTGAATGCAGCAATGACAATGTTTCTTTGGGTACATTCGTGGATCAAATCTAATAGACAAACTCCATATCTTGATTTTGATGATGTGAGCTTGTATTTATTAACCTGTGTTCACTTTGTGTAGTGTGGGTATTTGTGTGTGCCCTTGTGTACTCGTCCCACCTGCAGCATGTGGCTGACGTCGAAGATGGAGCAGTGCTCTCTGGTGTGCATGTGAGAGGCGATGTGACTGTCTTTGTACTGAACAGGCATACTCCAGCCTGCAAACCCCACCATCTTCCCCCCCTGCTCCCTGTGGAAGTCAAACAGCGGGGTCTTCTTCAAGGCTTCCTGCGGGAGATAAACTCTTTACTGAGTGTACACATAAATAGAAACACAGTTAACACACAAAGTGAATTTTgatataataattataatactaAATGGTTGAACTTATGCATCTTAAACAGAGCAACAATAAGGATTTTAAAAATATCTACATTGTTTAAATGTTATCCCAGTGATGTTTGTAGAATTTATGAGACTGTttctaataaatacatttgaaaaaagaCAGGTGAA
This Pseudochaenichthys georgianus chromosome 7, fPseGeo1.2, whole genome shotgun sequence DNA region includes the following protein-coding sequences:
- the amt gene encoding aminomethyltransferase, mitochondrial, whose amino-acid sequence is MMWARLLVGVGGSGLGLRASRDLRGLLRVGGAACAGRRQASSGEEALKKTPLFDFHREQGGKMVGFAGWSMPVQYKDSHIASHMHTREHCSIFDVSHMLQTKVHGKDRVRFMESLVVGDIAELKDNQGTLSLFTTEKGGIIDDLIVTRTDQGYLYVVSNAGCADKDSARMKVRLVEFKAAGLDVDMEFLDDSLIAVQGPSMAQVLQQGLKEDLSKLTFMNSTLATVFGIPGCRVTRCGYTGEDGVEISVPASRVVELTEKLLSHSEVKLAGLGSRDSLRLEAGLCLYGNDIDETTSPVEGTLVWTIGKRRRQTKDFPGADIIVPQIKAKTARKRVGLVSTGPPVRQHTPILSPDGKVIGEVTSGCPSPCLKKNIAMGYVDSAFAKNGTAIQVEVRKKAVPATVSKMPFVPTNYYSG